The Planococcus liqunii genome includes a region encoding these proteins:
- a CDS encoding YjiH family protein, with translation MTMLQQNKKTISPAATWKFLIPSLIGALLFLCPISYNGEVTIGVGILASFLLLTFSSAIPGFILFLLGFSAIASLAATAIKPAFVQKSPFLRSTFINGPFGLAVRVIAFAFGIMAYFEIGPEAIASRNTGGVVLYDLAPVLLTWFLFAGILLPLLVEFGLMEFVGVLVNKFMRPIFTLPGRSSIDAMASWMGAAPVGVLVTMKQYDEGYYTEREASVIATTFSIASVAFSLVVANVVGIGHLFLPFYLAVSVACLVAAIIMPRIPPLSRKKDDYYAPVGKQVDDTIPEGVSLVKWGLAEARRKADSAASPSKLAKIGVETVLDIWLALIPLVMALGTVALVVAEYTPLFKIVSYPLIPVLTLLGLPEAAEAAPTFLVGFADMFLPAVLGSGIESELTRFVLAGVSLTQIIYMSEIGLLILRSNIPLKFWELVVIFILRTVITLPILVLFGHWFV, from the coding sequence ATGACCATGCTCCAGCAAAACAAAAAAACCATTTCTCCAGCGGCAACCTGGAAATTTCTCATTCCATCGCTGATCGGGGCACTGCTGTTTTTATGCCCGATTTCGTATAACGGGGAAGTGACAATCGGCGTCGGTATTCTGGCCTCCTTCCTATTATTAACTTTTAGCTCTGCAATTCCCGGATTCATCCTCTTCCTGCTTGGCTTTTCAGCCATTGCCAGTCTGGCCGCGACTGCCATAAAACCGGCGTTCGTCCAGAAATCGCCCTTCCTGCGTTCAACGTTTATCAATGGTCCGTTCGGCCTCGCTGTGCGCGTCATTGCCTTCGCATTCGGCATCATGGCTTATTTTGAAATCGGTCCTGAAGCAATTGCTTCCCGCAATACAGGCGGAGTCGTTCTTTATGATTTGGCGCCGGTCCTGTTGACCTGGTTCTTGTTCGCCGGTATTCTGTTGCCTTTGCTCGTTGAATTCGGGCTGATGGAATTTGTCGGCGTTCTGGTCAACAAATTCATGCGTCCCATATTTACTCTGCCTGGCCGTTCCTCGATTGATGCCATGGCATCCTGGATGGGAGCAGCGCCAGTCGGCGTTCTGGTAACGATGAAACAATATGATGAAGGTTATTACACCGAACGTGAAGCGTCCGTCATTGCCACCACTTTCTCGATTGCATCGGTCGCATTCAGTTTGGTCGTCGCCAATGTGGTCGGCATCGGCCATTTGTTTTTGCCATTCTATTTGGCCGTATCGGTCGCTTGCCTGGTCGCGGCCATCATCATGCCGCGCATCCCGCCGCTGTCCCGCAAAAAGGATGACTATTATGCGCCGGTCGGCAAACAAGTTGATGACACCATTCCGGAAGGCGTGTCTCTCGTTAAATGGGGGTTGGCTGAAGCCCGCCGCAAAGCGGACAGTGCCGCAAGCCCATCGAAACTTGCCAAAATCGGCGTTGAAACCGTTTTGGATATCTGGCTGGCGTTAATCCCATTGGTCATGGCACTCGGAACAGTAGCATTGGTCGTAGCGGAATACACGCCGCTGTTCAAAATCGTCTCTTATCCGTTGATTCCTGTACTGACTTTACTGGGGCTCCCAGAAGCAGCCGAAGCGGCCCCGACTTTCCTCGTCGGTTTTGCGGATATGTTCCTGCCGGCAGTTCTTGGCAGCGGCATCGAGAGCGAATTGACCCGCTTTGTTTTGGCAGGGGTTTCGTTGACCCAAATCATCTACATGTCTGAAATCGGCCTGTTGATCTTGCGTTCAAACATCCCGCTCAAATTCTGGGAACTGGTTGTCATCTTCATTTTGCGCACAGTAATCACTTTGCCGATTCTCGTGTTGTTTGGCCATTGGTTTGTATAA
- a CDS encoding macrolide 2'-phosphotransferase, whose translation MEQKEIIELAKRYGFELEGRKWTLNDSGLDFLVVLYEDPSGIRWVLRIPRRADVQSGIRKEKAILDVVEPNLVVAAPKWEVITEELIAYRALPGVPAGTINKEEQRYDWVINPEQLSENYVASLAKGMASLHSISFEKVEAGGLAIQAIDEVRSQMLQRMETVRAQFEVSDALWTRWHKWIEDDSMWPDHTGFIHGDLHAGHILIDSQENVTGFIDWTEGKVADVSTDFVGHLRAHGEEEMKRLVDAYEEAGGITWPKMKEHILELAATYPIDIAEFALKSGIEEYAEMARGALKGQES comes from the coding sequence TTGGAACAAAAAGAAATCATCGAGTTGGCGAAAAGGTACGGTTTTGAACTGGAAGGGCGGAAATGGACACTGAATGATTCAGGGCTGGACTTTTTGGTGGTACTCTACGAAGATCCGTCAGGCATTCGTTGGGTGCTGCGCATACCGCGAAGAGCGGACGTGCAAAGTGGAATCCGAAAAGAAAAAGCGATTTTGGACGTCGTAGAACCGAATCTTGTTGTGGCAGCTCCGAAATGGGAAGTGATCACGGAAGAATTGATTGCTTACCGTGCACTTCCGGGCGTTCCAGCCGGTACAATCAATAAAGAAGAGCAGCGCTATGACTGGGTGATCAATCCCGAACAGCTGTCTGAGAATTACGTGGCCAGCTTGGCAAAAGGAATGGCGTCTCTTCATTCGATTTCCTTTGAGAAAGTGGAAGCTGGCGGATTGGCTATTCAGGCAATTGATGAAGTGAGGAGCCAGATGCTGCAACGAATGGAAACGGTGAGAGCTCAGTTTGAAGTCAGTGATGCTCTTTGGACTCGCTGGCATAAATGGATTGAAGACGATTCCATGTGGCCGGACCATACGGGATTCATCCATGGCGATCTGCATGCCGGCCATATTCTGATTGACTCGCAAGAAAACGTCACAGGTTTTATCGACTGGACAGAAGGCAAAGTGGCGGACGTTTCCACCGATTTTGTCGGCCATTTGCGTGCGCACGGCGAAGAGGAAATGAAGCGGCTGGTGGATGCTTATGAAGAAGCAGGCGGCATCACTTGGCCGAAGATGAAAGAACACATTCTTGAACTGGCGGCCACGTATCCGATCGATATCGCCGAATTCGCATTGAAATCAGGGATTGAAGAATATGCGGAAATGGCTCGCGGAGCTTTAAAAGGACAAGAATCTTAA
- the gdhA gene encoding NADP-specific glutamate dehydrogenase, whose amino-acid sequence MQVGEQKNEVLQQSALEYIKATHRKIKDRNPGESEFLQATWEVFDSLQPVFEQHPEYVEEGILERISEPERFITFRVTWEDDNGNVHVNRGYRVQFNSTLGPFKGGLRFHPSLTGSVVKFLGFEQIFKNALTGLPIGGGKGGSDFDPKGKSDREIMRFCQSFMTELSRHIGPDIDVPAGDIGVGKREIGYLFGQYKRIRNAFEAGVFTGKNPDNGGSLIRKEATGYGTVYFVEEMLKEQGLSFAGSNVIVSGSGNVSIYAMEKATEFGAKVIACSDSEGYIYDPDGIDVETVKQLKEVERKRIYHYLEHHPNARFGNDKSEIWTIPCDIALPCATQNEIGRESAEALVDNGLKALGEGANMPCNDEAVRVLTHNQVLFAPAKAANAGGVAVSAMEMSQNSMRYSWTAEEVDAKLHQVMKTIYKNCMETAGKYGSPGNLIVGANIAGFKKVADAMLDHGLS is encoded by the coding sequence ATGCAAGTCGGAGAACAAAAAAATGAAGTTCTGCAGCAATCAGCCCTTGAGTACATAAAAGCCACCCACAGAAAAATCAAAGACCGCAACCCGGGGGAGTCCGAGTTTTTGCAGGCGACTTGGGAAGTTTTTGATTCCTTGCAGCCCGTTTTTGAACAGCATCCCGAATATGTGGAAGAAGGGATTCTGGAGCGCATCTCGGAACCGGAGCGCTTCATCACGTTTCGGGTAACTTGGGAAGATGACAACGGCAATGTACACGTCAATCGGGGCTACCGCGTGCAGTTCAATAGCACGCTTGGGCCATTTAAAGGCGGGCTCCGCTTCCATCCGTCACTGACCGGCAGCGTCGTCAAATTCCTCGGCTTTGAACAGATTTTCAAGAATGCCTTGACCGGCCTGCCAATTGGCGGAGGCAAAGGCGGATCGGATTTTGACCCGAAAGGAAAATCTGACCGCGAAATCATGCGCTTTTGCCAAAGCTTTATGACGGAGCTCAGCCGCCATATTGGCCCGGATATTGATGTTCCGGCAGGTGATATCGGCGTCGGCAAGCGGGAAATCGGCTATTTGTTCGGCCAGTACAAGCGAATCCGCAACGCTTTTGAAGCGGGCGTCTTTACCGGAAAAAACCCGGATAACGGCGGCAGCTTGATCCGCAAAGAAGCAACGGGCTACGGCACCGTTTATTTTGTGGAAGAAATGCTGAAAGAGCAGGGGCTGTCGTTTGCCGGCAGCAACGTCATCGTTTCGGGTTCAGGGAATGTCTCGATTTACGCAATGGAAAAAGCGACTGAATTCGGTGCCAAAGTGATTGCCTGCAGCGATTCGGAAGGCTATATTTACGATCCCGACGGAATTGATGTCGAAACGGTCAAGCAGCTGAAAGAAGTGGAAAGAAAAAGAATCTACCATTACTTGGAGCATCATCCAAATGCCCGTTTTGGAAATGACAAATCTGAGATCTGGACCATTCCATGCGACATCGCCTTGCCGTGCGCCACTCAGAACGAAATTGGCCGTGAAAGCGCTGAAGCCTTGGTGGATAACGGTCTTAAAGCGCTCGGCGAAGGCGCCAATATGCCATGCAACGATGAAGCGGTTCGTGTATTGACACATAACCAAGTGCTTTTTGCGCCGGCGAAAGCGGCCAACGCAGGCGGTGTCGCAGTGTCGGCGATGGAGATGTCCCAGAACAGCATGCGTTATTCATGGACAGCGGAAGAAGTGGATGCGAAATTGCATCAAGTTATGAAAACCATTTATAAGAACTGCATGGAGACTGCCGGAAAATACGGTTCCCCAGGAAACTTGATCGTCGGCGCCAATATTGCCGGCTTCAAGAAAGTGGCGGATGCCATGCTGGACCATGGATTAAGCTGA
- a CDS encoding ABC transporter substrate-binding protein, whose amino-acid sequence MKKWTATAGVLAMTAMLAACSGEEAANNAEAEGTGAGISGSLDFYTSQPDADAQALVDAFTEKNPDVEVSIFRSGTEEVVSKIQAEDQAGDIQADVLLVADSVTFENFKKEELLLSYKSPEADAIDQAYVDPDGTYTGTKVMATGLIVNTNEVKDLPDSWSVLTEKAAKGKAGMPSPLYSGAAAYNLGVVTKQDGMGWEFYEDMRANDITITQGNGAVLEGVAMGEQQYGMIVDYLAAQAKSDGSPVELVYPKEGVPVITEPVGILANTDNEEAAQAFVDFVLSEEGQELASDQGYTPIRQGVEAPEGLKSLDDIKVLEADSVELLQTRDDDKAKFGEIFGQ is encoded by the coding sequence ATGAAGAAATGGACAGCAACTGCAGGTGTACTGGCGATGACGGCGATGCTCGCAGCGTGCAGCGGGGAAGAAGCGGCAAATAACGCAGAAGCGGAAGGCACTGGTGCGGGCATTTCCGGTTCACTGGATTTCTATACGTCTCAACCCGATGCGGATGCACAGGCATTGGTCGATGCGTTCACGGAAAAGAATCCGGATGTGGAAGTCAGCATTTTCCGTTCAGGCACAGAAGAAGTGGTATCAAAAATCCAGGCGGAAGACCAGGCAGGTGATATTCAGGCCGACGTACTGCTGGTGGCGGATTCCGTAACATTCGAGAATTTCAAAAAAGAAGAGTTGCTGCTTTCCTACAAGTCGCCGGAAGCTGATGCCATTGACCAAGCCTATGTGGATCCCGATGGCACTTATACCGGAACAAAAGTGATGGCGACGGGACTGATCGTCAATACGAACGAAGTAAAAGATTTGCCGGACAGCTGGTCTGTGTTGACGGAAAAAGCGGCGAAAGGCAAAGCGGGGATGCCAAGCCCGCTGTATTCCGGAGCAGCCGCTTATAACTTGGGCGTGGTCACAAAGCAGGACGGCATGGGCTGGGAATTCTATGAAGACATGCGCGCCAACGACATCACCATTACGCAAGGAAACGGCGCCGTGCTGGAAGGCGTGGCAATGGGTGAACAGCAGTACGGCATGATTGTTGATTATTTAGCAGCGCAAGCGAAGAGCGACGGATCTCCTGTGGAATTGGTGTATCCAAAAGAAGGCGTACCGGTCATTACTGAGCCGGTAGGCATCCTGGCAAATACCGATAACGAAGAAGCGGCCCAGGCATTTGTTGATTTTGTGCTGTCGGAAGAAGGGCAGGAACTGGCGTCAGATCAGGGCTATACACCGATACGGCAAGGCGTTGAAGCGCCGGAAGGCTTAAAATCATTGGACGACATAAAGGTATTGGAAGCTGATTCAGTGGAATTGCTCCAAACGCGCGATGACGACAAAGCGAAATTCGGGGAAATCTTCGGTCAATGA